Below is a genomic region from Persicimonas caeni.
GTCGACATTCTTGTCGACCACAAACCACGTCAAATCGAAGTCATCGTCGAGCGCGTCGGCGTTGAACATGAACGTGTTGGTGTTCAACAGCTGCAGGTCCTCTTTGAGCGAAGCATCCGGCAGACGGAAGTGCTCGACGACCTGCGGCTCTCCGTCGACGCGCGCCACGAAGCCGCCGACCTGGCCGGGCTTCTTCTGGACGGCCTCGACGGTCATCTGCGCGCCATTGTTGGCCGCGTCGACGTGCATGCCCACCACCAGCGGATCGATCGTGGCCAGGACGTTGTCGACGTTGGACATCAGCAGGTATTTGCCTCCGTCCTCGCGGAACTTCTGCAGCGCGCTGCGCCCCACGGCCGACGGCAGGTCGCCGTGTCCGGGTGCATAGAACGAGACGTCGTCGCCCTCGCGGAAGAGCTCACCTTCCGGCGTGAGGCGAATGCTGACGTTCTGGTTGAACTGAATGAGCTGATTGTCGTCGAGCCCGAAATAATCGTGCTCGGCGAGGTGCTCGTCGGTCTTGTCGTCGGTCGCGAAGCTGTTCATCAACAGCATCTTGGTGCCGCCGCCGTGCCGGCGAACGTCGAGCGCCTTGAGCCCTAAGAACGACAGGTCGTCGAAGACGTTGACGCAGCCTTTGACCACACCACCAAAGCGCGTCGCCATGCCGCCGTTGAGCACGACGATTCCAACCTCGCCGTTGTCGATCGCCTCTTGGCCCAGCGCGATAAACTCCCGAGCTTGTTCGGAGTCACGGTCCGGAAGCACGCGGACGTCGTCGTCCGCAGGCACTTCCACCGTCTTGTCGAGACGGTTGCCTTCGCCGCTCAACTCACCGGCCAAATAGGCGCGACGCAACTCGAGAAACTCGTCCGCGTCGAAATGATTGCGCTCCAAGACCTGACGCTGTTCGTCCGAGATCTGCTCCCACAGCTCCTCTGCCGACATTTGTTGCTCAGTCATATTCTCTTCCAAGTGTTCAAAATTGTGTGACATCCAGTCGTAGTCGAACGACGTGAAGATGCCGTGATGCTCTTGTGAAAGTCGCGCAGCAAACTATTCACGAGTCGCCCCGTGTCACGCCGCGCGCCCTGATCGTCTCGGATGGTTTGGGATAGAACGACGGAAGGAACAGTGCAAGCTGCTTCCCGTTTGCTCGGAGCTACTCACGCACCGATAGCGTGTAGGAAGCCGCCTTGGAAGCGCTCACGCTCACGTAGTAGATCCCCGGGGCCAGCGATGCGCTCAAACTCGCCTTCGAACCTGATTGCGAGGACGCGGCGAGTTCGCGGCCGGTCGCGCTGGTCAGCACCACACGACCGCCCACCTCGGCCTTGGAGAATTCGACCGTGAGGCTGACTCGCGCCTTCTCTGTGAGCTTGAAATAGGACCAGTCGACCCGATCGGCCGGGGGCTTTAGGGAATCGGACTGATTCGAGGGGAAGCCAATCTTTCGGGCTTGCATGCGACTGGCATCGGAGTCGCGACTCTTGGCGTCGAGGTCTGCCGGGAGCATGCCCAGAGTACCAATGAGAGCGACCAGCGCGAGGACACATATCTCGTGCGAGTAGAATGCTCGTCGAAAAAATGCCCGCATCGTTGGCCTCGTCGCTGATTGTCCGTACCGACTCACTACAGATGAGACGTCCCGCGGGACGCCATCATTCAATGGCAGTATAGCGAGAGTCGAGACGTGATACGAGCGAAAGACCTATTTATTCCTACTGAGCAACCTCGGGGATGGCCTTGGGATGAGCATCGACGCCGACGGCCTCCCGAATATTCGCCCAACCGTTCTCTTTGCACGCACGCTCGAGGCCGCGGTTGATGCGTCGAATCGCGCTGGGACCTTCGTAGATAAAGCCGGTCCAAACCTGGACCAGGCTCGCCCCTGCACGAATCGTCTCGAGGGCGTCCTCGGCGGTAAAGATGCCGCCAACTCCGATGATCGGCAGTCGACCTTCGGTCAGCGTGTAGATGCGGCGGATCAGCTCGACCGAGCGCTGCCGAACGGGTCGACCGGACACACCGCCGGGGCCGAGTTCGTCTTGACCCGGCGTGTGCAAATCGTCGCGCTCGATGGTCGTATTCGTCGCGATGATGCCGTCGATATCACACGCGTCGATCACCTCGAGGATGTCGTCGAGTTGTCCGTCGGTGATGTCGGGCGCAATCTTGAGCAAGATCGGGCGGCGCGCCACGCTCTTTTGGGCGGCCATCTCGGCGTTGATTCGCTGCAGGTGGGCCAACAATTCGGTCAGCGGCTCTTTGTTCTGTAGCTCGCGCAGCCCCGGGGTGTTGGGGGAGCTGACGTTGACGACGAAGTACCGCGCGAAGTCGAAGAGCCTGCGAAAGCTCTTTTCGTAATCGGCAGGAGCTTCATCGAGCGGCACCACCTTGGTCTTGCCGATATTGACGCCCAGGAGCGGCTCGATGCGCTTTTTGGCGAGCCTAGCAGCCACCACCGAGCTTCCGTGGTTGTTGAAGCCCATGCGATTGAGCAACCCGCGGTCCTCGGGGAGTCGAAACATGCGAGGGCGCTCGTTGCCGACCTGCCCTTCCCCGGTGACCGTGCCGATTTCGACATAGCCAAAGCCCAATGAGGCCAGCTCGTTGAAGTGCTCGGCGTTTTTGTCGAAGCCGGCGGCCAAGCCCACGGGATTGTCGAACTCGAGCCCCCACATCGTCTGCTCGAGTGAAGAGGTGTGCACACAACACCACCGCTTGACGATAGCGCGCACAAACGACAACCCCAGCGCCACGCGCAACCACTTCATCACAAAATGGTGCACCGACTCGGGGTCGAATCGAAAGAGAATGGGACGAACGACTTTTTTATAGAGCACGGCAGTTCAGATCATCGACCGCGCTAACGCCGACACGGTGAGCAGACACCTCGAAGCCAGACCGTGGCGGTCTCGACGACAAATTCGGTGTCATCCGCGTGTAGCGTGCGCGAGGTCGTGATCAGCTGTTGGAGGGAGTCCGACTCGAGCTGCACGTCGAAAATCTCGCCGCAGTGGTCACACACGGCGTGGTGGTGGGGCTCGACGGTCGGATCGAAATAGGTCTGCCCGTCGTGGGCATTGATGCGTGCGACGATGCCGACATCCTCGAAGAGCTCGAGCGTGTTGTAGACGGTCGCCAGCGACAGGCTGGGCACCGTGTCTTCCAGACGCCCAAAAATCTGCTGGGGCGTCATATGCTCGGGCTCCCCGTCAAACAGTTCCAGGATCGCTTTGCGCTGCGGCGTGAGCCGATAACCAGCGCTCTTCAGCCGCGAGAGGCCCGCGTCGAGCGCGCCGCCACTCATCTGCTCGGCGGTGCTCGACGCGGTCGCTACGGTTGTATCGGTATCACCCATGACTCTGCCCTCAGATGGGCTCGTAATCGAACGCGGACTGCTTGTGGTCGGTGCCGTCGTAGGACAGCAACACGCCCTTGTCGTCGGAGATCGTCTCGATGTTGACCGGCCGCTTCCAGACTCGCTGCAACGCCTCGAGCACCCCTTGGGCGTAGTCGAGACGAAGCGGCGTGCCGTCGAACTTGTGGTGGAGCAGAAGCTCACCGCGGTTCTTGAAGTTGCCGTCCTTCACGTAAATGAAGGGTTGGCCAAAGTTTGTCAACTGAGTCAACAACTTCTCTTTGATCTTCTTGAACTCGCGGCTCTCGATCTCCCAGTTGCCCGTCTTTCGGTTGTAGCCGAAGGTGAACATCTTGTTCTCGCGGGCGAACTCCTCGGTCATGAACTCGTCGATGAAGGTCACATCGTTGTAGAGCTTGCGAACCTCGAAGATCTTTTTGCGCCCGAGGCCGAGCTGCTTGTCCCAGTTGGACTTGCGCTCCAAATCGTCGACCTCGTCCCACTCTTTGCCGAACTTGCCTTTGTTCCAGCGCTCCTCGATGTCGCGGTACAGCGCCACGCCCAGCTTGTAGGGGTTGAGCTGGCCCTGGCCGCTGAACATGACCTTGGAGTTGATGTCGGCAAAGTCGATGATCTCGGCGTCGGTCAACACCCGCTCGGTCAAGATCTTGGAGTGCCAGTAACTTGCCCAGCCCTCGTTCATGATCTTGGTCTGGCCCTGCGGGGCGAAGTAGTACGCCTCTTCGCGGATGATCGACAAGATGTCGGCCTCCCAACCCTCCAGCGGCGCGTGCTCGAGCAAAAAGAGCATCACGTCCTTTTCGGGATCGGGCGGGAACTTCTTGAGCCGCTCGGCCTCCTCTTGGAGCTTGCGCTTCTGCTCTTCGATGTAGTCCTGCGGGTTGATGTACTCATCCATGTAGTCCTTGGCCTTGAACTTGGGGATCTCCCGCGCTCTCGGCTCGTCATCATGGTCGCGCTCCTTTTTGCGGCGACGCTCGATGAACGGACTGTAGTAATCGATGAGGTTATCCAGCGACAGGCAGGTGTCGATGAAGTCCTCGACCTTCTCGATGCCGCGCCGGTCGACGTAGCGGCGAATCCGCGCGCCGTGGTTGGCCATCTCGTCGACCATCTTTCGATTGGTCTTCGAGAAGTAGTAGTTGTTCTTGAAGAAGTCGACGTGGGCGTACACGTGGGCGATGACCGTCTTCTGGTCGACTAGGTTGTTGCCCTCGAGCAGATAGGCGTACGAGGGGTCGTTGTTGATGACCATCTCGTAGATCTTCGACAGGCCGTACTCCGAGCTCTTGGAGAGCTGCTCGTACTCCATGCCGAAGCGCCAGTGCGGATAGCGCGTGGGGAAACCGCCGTAGGCGGCGATTTCGTTCATCTGCTTGTAGTCGACCATCTCGAAGATCGTCTCGAAGAAATCGAGCCCGTACTCCTCTTTGGCGACCTCGCGGATCTCCTGGATGATGTCACGCAGGTGCAGCGGGATTGTCTTGACGGTACGCATATGCTTAGAGGCCCTTGCCCAAAAATTCTTTGATCGAGTCGTAGATCGCGTCGCGGTTCTTGATCTCCGAGAGCGTGACTCGCTCGGTGCCTTCAAAATGCTCGTCGAGGTCCTTGATGAACTGCCCGGAGCCGTAGGGTGACTCGACCTGGCCGTAGCAGAACATGTTCGCCCGAGGAAGCACGCCCTCGTTGAGGATCTTCATACACTCGGCGGTGTCATCGACCGACCAGTTGTCGCCGTCGGAGAAGTGGAACGGGTAGACGTTCCATTCCTCGGCCGGATAGTCCTTCTCGAGGATCTTCATGCACAGCTTGTAGGCGCTCGAGATCATCGTGCCGCCCGACTCCCGGGTGTGGAAGAAGGTGTGGCGGTCGACCTCTTTGGCCGTGGCGTCGTGGATGATGTAGCGGCTCTCGATGCCTTTGTACTGGCTTCTGAGCCACGTATCGATCCAGAACGACTCGATGCGCACGATCTCTTTTTGCTCGTCGCCCATCGAGCCGGAGACGTCCATCATGTACAGAATGACGGCATTCGACTCGGGAAGCTCGGTGACCTTCCAAGAGCGATAGCGCACGTCCTCTTTGGTCGGCAGAATGACCGGGTTGTCCGGGTCGTAGTCGCCCAGCGCCATCTGGCGCTTCAACGCTTCCTTGTAGGTCTCTTTGAAGTGGCGAAGGCTCTCAGGACCGGTGCGTCGCAGGCCGCTGTACTTCTCGCGGATCGTCTCGATGCGCTTTTTGCCGCGCGGCTCGATGTTGGGAAGCTCGAGCTCCTCGCCCATGATCTCGGCGAGTTCGTCCAACGGGACATCGACTTCGATGCCGTGCTCGCCCTCTTCGCTGCCGGCCTCGCCGCCCTGGCCCGGGGCCTGATCGCCCTGGCCGATGACGTCACCCGGCTCGCCCTCGCCCTGGCCGACGCCGCCGGTATTCTTATCGCCGTAGCGAAACCGGGGGATGTCGATGCGCGGGATGGGCACCTTGACCACGTCTTTGCCCTGCTTGCCCGTCAGCTCGCCCTGGCTCATGTATTTGCGCAGGTTGCGCTTGATCTTGCCACGCACGATCTGCTTGAAACGGCGGTGGTCCTGCTTGATTTTATTCAGTTCAGTCATACGCCTTTCAGGCCTCAAACCAGATATGACACGGCGCAGCGCGCAATGAGAGTCGCGCTGCGCCGGCGTCGGAAACTACCTCACCTCAGTCTTCCTTTTTGGAATCACCGCGGGCGAAGATGCTGGCCACGAAGTTGAGAACGTCGGTGGCCGACTCCTCGTTGTAGCCGTAGTGCTTGATGAGCCGCTGCTTGACGATGTCGATCTTCTCCTGGGTCTCTTTGTCGACCACGTTGGAGACGACGCTCGCCAGCTTGATCGAGTCCTTCTGGTCCTCGAACAACTTGAGCTCGAGAGCTTTGTGCAGCCGCTCGTTGGTGTCGAACTGGAACTGGTTGCCCTCGATGGCCAGCGCACCGATGTAGTTCATGATCTCGCGGCGGAAGTCGTCCTTGCGACTCTCCGGGATATCAATCTTCTCCTCGATGGAGCGCATCAGCCGCTCGTCGGGCTCCTCGTACTGTCCGGTGTACTTGTTACGCACCTTCTCTTTCTGGGTGTACGCCTTGACGTTGTCGATGTAGTTGGCGCACAGCTTGCTGATGGCCTCTTCGTCGGCCGAGATGGCACGCTGGACCTCGTTTTTGACGATGTCCTCGTACTCCTGCTTGACCACGCCCAGAAGCTCTCGGTAGCGGTTGCGCTCCTCTTCGGAGTTGATCAGACCGT
It encodes:
- a CDS encoding UTP--glucose-1-phosphate uridylyltransferase, with the protein product MTEQQMSAEELWEQISDEQRQVLERNHFDADEFLELRRAYLAGELSGEGNRLDKTVEVPADDDVRVLPDRDSEQAREFIALGQEAIDNGEVGIVVLNGGMATRFGGVVKGCVNVFDDLSFLGLKALDVRRHGGGTKMLLMNSFATDDKTDEHLAEHDYFGLDDNQLIQFNQNVSIRLTPEGELFREGDDVSFYAPGHGDLPSAVGRSALQKFREDGGKYLLMSNVDNVLATIDPLVVGMHVDAANNGAQMTVEAVQKKPGQVGGFVARVDGEPQVVEHFRLPDASLKEDLQLLNTNTFMFNADALDDDFDLTWFVVDKNVDGDTVIQFERLAGELSAFLKTTFVEVPASGDESRFQPVKRREDLDDNRERLERLVKQRGLL
- a CDS encoding T9SS type A sorting domain-containing protein; amino-acid sequence: MRAFFRRAFYSHEICVLALVALIGTLGMLPADLDAKSRDSDASRMQARKIGFPSNQSDSLKPPADRVDWSYFKLTEKARVSLTVEFSKAEVGGRVVLTSATGRELAASSQSGSKASLSASLAPGIYYVSVSASKAASYTLSVRE
- a CDS encoding quinone-dependent dihydroorotate dehydrogenase, with protein sequence MLYKKVVRPILFRFDPESVHHFVMKWLRVALGLSFVRAIVKRWCCVHTSSLEQTMWGLEFDNPVGLAAGFDKNAEHFNELASLGFGYVEIGTVTGEGQVGNERPRMFRLPEDRGLLNRMGFNNHGSSVVAARLAKKRIEPLLGVNIGKTKVVPLDEAPADYEKSFRRLFDFARYFVVNVSSPNTPGLRELQNKEPLTELLAHLQRINAEMAAQKSVARRPILLKIAPDITDGQLDDILEVIDACDIDGIIATNTTIERDDLHTPGQDELGPGGVSGRPVRQRSVELIRRIYTLTEGRLPIIGVGGIFTAEDALETIRAGASLVQVWTGFIYEGPSAIRRINRGLERACKENGWANIREAVGVDAHPKAIPEVAQ
- a CDS encoding Fur family transcriptional regulator; the protein is MGDTDTTVATASSTAEQMSGGALDAGLSRLKSAGYRLTPQRKAILELFDGEPEHMTPQQIFGRLEDTVPSLSLATVYNTLELFEDVGIVARINAHDGQTYFDPTVEPHHHAVCDHCGEIFDVQLESDSLQQLITTSRTLHADDTEFVVETATVWLRGVCSPCRR
- a CDS encoding SpoVR family protein: MRTVKTIPLHLRDIIQEIREVAKEEYGLDFFETIFEMVDYKQMNEIAAYGGFPTRYPHWRFGMEYEQLSKSSEYGLSKIYEMVINNDPSYAYLLEGNNLVDQKTVIAHVYAHVDFFKNNYYFSKTNRKMVDEMANHGARIRRYVDRRGIEKVEDFIDTCLSLDNLIDYYSPFIERRRKKERDHDDEPRAREIPKFKAKDYMDEYINPQDYIEEQKRKLQEEAERLKKFPPDPEKDVMLFLLEHAPLEGWEADILSIIREEAYYFAPQGQTKIMNEGWASYWHSKILTERVLTDAEIIDFADINSKVMFSGQGQLNPYKLGVALYRDIEERWNKGKFGKEWDEVDDLERKSNWDKQLGLGRKKIFEVRKLYNDVTFIDEFMTEEFARENKMFTFGYNRKTGNWEIESREFKKIKEKLLTQLTNFGQPFIYVKDGNFKNRGELLLHHKFDGTPLRLDYAQGVLEALQRVWKRPVNIETISDDKGVLLSYDGTDHKQSAFDYEPI
- a CDS encoding DUF444 family protein, encoding MTELNKIKQDHRRFKQIVRGKIKRNLRKYMSQGELTGKQGKDVVKVPIPRIDIPRFRYGDKNTGGVGQGEGEPGDVIGQGDQAPGQGGEAGSEEGEHGIEVDVPLDELAEIMGEELELPNIEPRGKKRIETIREKYSGLRRTGPESLRHFKETYKEALKRQMALGDYDPDNPVILPTKEDVRYRSWKVTELPESNAVILYMMDVSGSMGDEQKEIVRIESFWIDTWLRSQYKGIESRYIIHDATAKEVDRHTFFHTRESGGTMISSAYKLCMKILEKDYPAEEWNVYPFHFSDGDNWSVDDTAECMKILNEGVLPRANMFCYGQVESPYGSGQFIKDLDEHFEGTERVTLSEIKNRDAIYDSIKEFLGKGL